One part of the Spirochaetota bacterium genome encodes these proteins:
- a CDS encoding class I SAM-dependent methyltransferase, translating into MHVNIYTLEEIYKTYENLEDHISTRQIIRRFSENKNDIRMLTLDECNLKHCKNILDLGCGYGFFTEALSNRISPQAHVTGIDVIGGENKKMFLSTCAQSGYMATFIEDTANIITSFPDESYDCVIASYSLYFFPHLIEHIARILKNNGIFIALTHSEHTLEQITTLFMESIQHILQMGDSSLHIIKLFQAFSAENGFGKLQLYFDYITYIRYPNNLIFKPHDIDHCIRYIQKKQYLFFKDIASLQADEYNALIDDFYNRLRWYATSYNQFVVNKDDAIFIARKLKNKDAAS; encoded by the coding sequence ATGCATGTAAACATTTATACATTAGAAGAAATATACAAAACGTATGAAAACCTTGAAGACCATATTTCAACCAGGCAAATAATACGGCGTTTTTCTGAAAACAAAAATGATATTCGTATGCTCACGCTGGATGAGTGTAACCTGAAACACTGCAAAAATATTCTTGATTTAGGATGCGGGTATGGCTTTTTTACAGAAGCGCTGAGCAACAGAATTTCACCCCAGGCACATGTAACTGGCATTGATGTCATTGGTGGTGAAAACAAAAAGATGTTTCTTTCAACCTGTGCACAAAGTGGCTATATGGCAACATTTATTGAAGACACCGCAAACATCATAACATCATTCCCTGATGAATCCTATGATTGTGTTATTGCAAGCTACTCACTGTATTTCTTCCCCCACCTTATTGAACATATCGCCCGAATATTGAAAAATAATGGCATTTTTATTGCTCTTACACACAGCGAACATACACTTGAACAAATCACAACGCTATTTATGGAAAGTATCCAGCATATTTTACAAATGGGCGATAGTTCTTTACATATAATCAAACTATTTCAAGCATTCTCAGCTGAAAATGGATTTGGAAAATTGCAACTGTACTTTGATTATATCACCTATATTCGATATCCAAATAATCTCATTTTTAAACCACACGATATTGACCACTGTATACGGTACATTCAGAAAAAACAGTATCTCTTTTTTAAAGATATTGCTTCACTGCAAGCAGATGAATATAATGCTCTCATAGATGACTTCTATAATCGTCTGCGATGGTACGCAACTTCATATAATCAGTTTGTAGTTAATAAAGACGATGCCATATTCATTGCCCGCAAGCTCAAGAATAAGGATGCAGCATCATGA
- a CDS encoding NUDIX hydrolase: MKKKRIFCSYCGAPITVKFIDEKYRDHCDNCNTTFYENPLPVASCIVINDNREVLLVQRKHDPYKNMWCLPIGFAETGESIEQAALRELKEEAGVTGEIVRIIDVDTVANYFYGDLAIITFEVKQLSPNIKAGDDALDAKFFPLTNYPPLAWESNEKALQKFIEMYKDAWAMIDSLKVIQPGITTHHDIPKEKSKQYQLIASIIASLIESDIELFNSQWDSEIPKYDSSDYALLLSLHQKALQTIKLWLTGNRVWKNFREFSVLGMQLKKEDVSLRDILSAIAISRKSIWVQVIEKNILHSPLEIYTALEINNRIILFYDKITYFIMKGYEHSI, encoded by the coding sequence ATGAAGAAAAAGCGTATTTTTTGCAGTTATTGTGGCGCACCCATAACGGTGAAATTTATTGATGAAAAATACCGCGACCATTGCGACAACTGCAATACTACATTCTATGAAAATCCACTTCCTGTTGCATCATGTATTGTCATAAACGATAATCGCGAAGTATTGCTGGTTCAGCGGAAGCATGATCCATACAAAAATATGTGGTGTCTTCCCATTGGATTTGCTGAAACAGGAGAATCAATTGAACAGGCAGCATTGCGTGAATTAAAAGAAGAAGCAGGTGTAACAGGTGAAATAGTACGCATCATAGATGTGGATACTGTTGCAAATTACTTTTATGGCGATTTAGCAATTATCACATTTGAAGTAAAACAACTATCGCCAAACATAAAAGCTGGTGATGATGCACTGGATGCAAAGTTTTTCCCGCTTACCAATTACCCGCCACTTGCATGGGAATCAAATGAAAAAGCACTACAGAAATTCATAGAAATGTATAAAGATGCATGGGCAATGATTGATTCATTGAAAGTCATTCAGCCTGGTATCACAACACATCACGATATACCAAAAGAAAAATCCAAACAGTATCAACTCATTGCTTCTATTATTGCCAGCCTTATAGAATCAGACATTGAATTATTCAATTCACAGTGGGATAGCGAAATTCCAAAATATGATTCCAGCGATTATGCACTCCTGTTATCCTTACACCAGAAAGCATTGCAGACCATAAAATTATGGTTAACTGGTAACAGAGTATGGAAAAACTTCAGGGAATTCAGCGTTTTAGGAATGCAATTAAAAAAAGAAGATGTATCGTTACGAGACATCTTAAGTGCAATAGCCATAAGCAGAAAGTCAATATGGGTGCAGGTAATTGAAAAAAATATTCTGCATTCACCACTTGAAATCTACACAGCACTGGAAATCAATAACCGAATAATACTGTTTTATGATAAGATTACATATTTTATAATGAAAGGATACGAACACTCAATATAA